TTTGCTCTGAGGGGGATGGGCCAGGGAAACAATATTTTTCACCAGATGCTGTTGGGACCCTGCAGAGGGAGATAGCTGGAACAAGTGGGTCCTTCCCAAGCTTCTGGAGTACCTCAGCAGTGTATCCCCTAAATGAGCCACAGTCTGCATGGACAATGGGATGCAGAGCACCACCTGGAGGGTTGATGGGCCTCTTTAGTCCTTCTCCTGTAAGCCTACAAGTGCTTAATATACTTTGAGGCATACTTTGTGATGGAGCTTATTGAAGGCTTGGAAAAGCAGGGGTAATGTTGGCTGCAGGATCTGCCTTCTTCCACGTTTCTGTCCATTTGAGACAGGTCTTACTGCACTGAGCTTAGCGATTCTGGGCATGGCTAAGAACCTCTTTCTGCATAGATTAAGGTGCTCTTGGAAGAAGTTGTTTACTTTGCCCCAAGGCTTATAGTTCAATTGGGAACCTCTTTAACAAGACTGTATAGAATTCACTGTCCAGCTTATGCCTTCCCACCTGTCTTCACTAGTCTCCTTTCTCTCCCAAAGTATAAACACCAGTTTATGGAAGACACCAAGAAGGAGAAGAGAACCCGAATTCCTCACAAACCAAATTACAGCCTGAACTTGTGGAGCATCATGAAGAACTGTATTGGCAAGGAGCTCTCCAAGATTCCCATGCCAGTGAGTCCCCTTAAGTCTAGCTTGAGTAGTAAGATCTGGGGCTTGCTGTCCCATGGCCTATGGGGGAAAAGGGTGGGAAGCCACGACACTATAACCCAACAAGCTCTGTGAAATGAGACTCTGTATGAACCTGGAGTGTGCTTGCTGCATCTAGGTTTGCCTTGCATACCGGTACTTCTGCCCCTGAGTGGCTGCCCTGCTTAAcacctgctgcttcttcctccaggTGAACTTCAATGAGCCCTTATCTATGCTGCAGCGCCTCACAGAGGACCTGGAATACCACGAGCTGTTGGACCGGGCAGCCAAGTGTGAAAGCTCCCTGGAGCAGCTCTGCTATGTGGCTGCATTTACCGTATCGTCTTACTCCACCACAGTCTTCCGCACCAGCAAGCCATTCAACCCTCTCTTAGGGGAAACCTTTGAGCTAGACCGGCTGGAGGAGAACGGCTACCGTTCCATCTGTGAGCAGGTGACGAGCAGGGCACATCCCTTGTCTGACTCTGAGCTGGAATACTTGATTGATTCCAGATGCATGGAAGATACATTTCAGTCTTAAGCAAATTAAGTTCTGTTGTGTTTCAGCGGCACTTACTTTCAAGTCAGTGTGCTCAGGGTCCAAGACAATATCTGTTGGGGGTGTCTGCTGTCAGCTCTTCCTGCTTCTACATATTCCTGGTGACTCGCCTGCTGAATACACTCTTCTTCCTTAACTTCTCTCTGTCCTGCCCTCTAGGTGAGCCACcatcctccagctgctgcccatcaTGCTGATTCCAAGCACGGCTGGACCCTTCGTCAGGAGATTAAAATCACCAGCAAGTTCCGTGGCAAATACCTCTCAATTATGCCCCTTGGTGAGTCTTTGCCTCGAGGTGCCTGCTGTTTTAAAGGGACAAGGAAAGCTAATGGTGCCCATTGACAGACGGAATTCCATCTGTGCTTCCCATCTTTTACCAAAGTCCAGGGTCTCCGGCCTGGAGTCAGGCTATCTGGAGACATAGCTGGTCCACTTACGATGGGTTGTCTCATATGCACAGCACCTTTTAAGGCCTTCATTAGCACATTCACCCTTGCTGTGTGCCCCTCAGGGCTATTAAGAACACATGCATAGCTTGGGTGCTCATCAAATGGGCATTTGTGGAGAATGGGGCAATCAGGTCATCCTTAGCTGAGCAGGGGTTGGTACCCAGATTGACCAGAGCTGAGTCAAAATGCTGTTGCCCACTAGACTTGACGTATTTTTCATCCTGGCAAGGATTCTGCACCAATGCAAAATCATCCTAAGCGCATTCTTATTTCTAGGTACCATCCACTGTATCTTCCATGCATCTGGCAATCACTACACATGGAAAAAGGTCACCACCACAGTGCACAACATCATAGTCGGCAAATTATGGATAGACCAGGTGAGttaaaagtgggggaggggggactgtgAAGGCAGCATTGCAGCCCAAAGTGTGCTTGGAGCATCATTCTGATAGCCAGGACTTCAGAGGTCCATTTTCCATATTTCCCATAGAGTTGCTACTCTTTGATGATCTGCTCAGCTGTTACAGAACCATTTTAGTGAACTGCATAAATGATCCCGAACCTGCTTGACTTCATTcctcccttttttttcctttccagtcTGGTGAGATTGAAATTCTGAACCATAAGACTAGTGAGAAGTGTATTCTCAAGTTTGTTCCATATAGCTACTTTTCAAGAGATGTGGCCAGAAAGGTAAGAGATGTTGTACTCAGAGCATTTTACCATGGGGGTGGCAAGAACAGTGTCAGCCCCTCTACAACAGAGAGAGGTGAAAGGCCTGTTTAGTGGTAGGAGGGGCCTTTTACATAAGATGAAGGGTCACATGGACATCAGTGACCTCGGCAGCTAAGCCACCACCTCTAGAGAACGTTCTCTGAATATTGTAGCTGCACTCTGGAGTCCTAGCAGACCAGCTCTTGAGAACAGCTCTGGTTGCTTTTCAGCTTCTTTGTTAGCCTAGGGGAATTCTGATGCCTAGGTGGGTTTGTACGTAACTTTGCTGGACCTCCTTGAACTCCTTTCTATGGCAGGTTACTGGAGAGGTGTTAGATCCCTCAGGAAAAGTGCACTTTGTGTTGCTGGGCACCTGGGACGAGAAGATGGACTGTTTCAGGGTGACAACCAGTTTGGAGAACGGTGGCGACAGCCGGCAGAGAGCGCACGAAGCAGAGGACAGCAGGGTCATGCTGTGGAAGAGGAACCCACTCCCGTGAGTAAGGGAGGTAGCCTGGCTCCTCGCATGAGGAGCTGGTGCACAGCCATGCTCTCCTTCACGTAGCCAATAGGACTATTGTCTCAACTGGCTTTTGTGGATGGCAGAAGATGGTTGTGGTTGTCGCTTTTAGAGCGTGCCTTTGTAATCAGCAACAAGTACTGCTTTGTGTACCGTGTGTGTTCCTCCCAAGGAAAAGTGAGTTGAGACCTGTCTAAATTATGGCAAAAGTGTGCAGGTCTTGTGGGGTGCGGGAAATACGCTTTCTGCTAGTCATGGGCTAAAGAATGGAGGACACTGAAGCTCCTGGAAACCCAGCCTCACCTTTCCTCCCTTATCCATCAGGCATTGTCCACACATGCAAGCCTATTTTAAGAGGAAATGGAAACAGTCCTCCAGGTTGCAGACTTCTGTGTTTGTGTGGCGTAGTCACAGGAAATACACAGCCTTGGGTACAAGTAATACTGACCCTTTGAAAAGGAGTTGGTGACCTAGGGTCTTAGATAATGTGTGCATATCTTTCCTGCCGCCCTAAGAGGAAGATTAAGCTCGCTTTCTACACCAGAACTTAGGCTGCAGTGCAACTCGGAGCCTTTCTGCCATCTgaatttgttctctctctccctctccccgccccctttccttGGTGCAGGAAGAACGCTGAGAACATGTACTATTTCTCTGAGCTGGCTTTGACGCTCAATGCCCCAGAAAGTGGCACTGCTCCCACGGACAGCAGGCTTCGGCCTGACCAGCGGCTCATGGAGAACGGGCGCTGGGATGAAGCCAACGCAGAGAAGCAGCGCCTGGAGGAGAAGCAGCGCATCTCCCGCAAAAAACGTGAAGCTGAGGCCGTGAAGGCGACAGAGGACGGTAAGAGCTTGCCCCACTTGCCCCTGcactgatttttaaaaggcaacgGGAACATATGAAGCAGCCTAAGTACAGTGAGGTGGCTGGTCCTCCTAGTCGAGTCTTGTTTGTTCTGGACTGGCAATGCCTCTCCAGCATATTGGGCAGAGTGGATGTTGCTGGCCCCGCTTCCTATAATCCTTTTTAGCTGGAAGTGCCTGGGATTGAGCCTGGGGTCTTGCATTGCAAAGCAGTTATCTATGATTGTAATTATTTATTGGGATTCTTGCCAGCCCTTTTGCATGAGGtcccggggagggggaggggtgtacAGCCAGGtaaaaaaacacaatgttaaaatcagttaaaacagttTGGAATCAAAAGAGCTGGTGCTGCTctgtggagagggaattccacagtttaggggttgccgcagaaaaggccctttcctggGCTGCCACACCTTGCCTTCCAAACTTCCAAGGGCAGAGGACATACCAAGAGTTGCTCcatcactgaactatggcccctCGCTAAGGGAAAAGCATAGCGCTGACTTTCCAGCAGAAATGTCAGCCATATGCCGTTTGTTGTTGTTAACCTGGCAAttcacaccctctctctctctttctcctctgctgccccttccttcctcccctgcagGAACTCCTTATGATCCCTACAAAGCATTGTGGTTTGAGCGGAAGAAGGATCCTGACACTAAGGAGGTGTCCCATGTGTACAGGGGAGGCTACTGGGAGAGCAAAGACAAACAGGACTGGAGCATGTGCCCTGACATCTtctgagctggaagcagcaggacTATTAACGAGGAtggaggggaaagaagagggTAGTGGAAGAAGGATGGAGGGGGAGCGGCTGATCATGTGACTTCCTGCCTAGTGCTTTCCTCACCGAATCTGTCTGTCTTAACCAATCACTTGTTTTGAATCAATCACCCAAAGCAGAATCCAGCAGTGGTGATTGGCTGGGTTGCCTTAGCTGATTGAAGCTGAAGTTGGTGTCTGGATTCCTGGATGGCTGGGGACAAGTAGAAATAGAGGACTGTGCCCTCGCGTTTCCCCACCAAAAAGAGAGCATTGCTCTGCTCGCAGCCCCCCACgtttggggaggaagagggggagcaaCACCGTGCTTACATGGATTGCCCTCCCTTTCTACTTCCAGATAGGGGCCCGTAGTCAAGACCTTGAATGTATGCACCAAGAGAATAGCTGGGGAAGATACAGGGACCTTTTGACCATAAGGGttgctctctttttcctccttcccaAGCCCTACCTACAGGAGAAGTTTCCGAAACATTGGGTGGGCAGGAGGAGGATGGGTGGATGCCAGCTCTCTCCAGGAGCCACTGTCTCTCTCTGTTCACACAGGTAGCAAAGCAACTAATTGTGCCCTAGAGAAGCGGGCgcagggtggtggcagtgggtGGGTGCAGGTAGCTCTGGTTTCAGCGGAACCCGCCTTTGTGACATCACCAGCTGTTCATACGATGGTAGGAAATAAAACTTACTTGTTCTCCCTTCCCCATAGCAGGCTTCAGATTTTCCCCACATACACTTGGGTGGAAAGCGGCAATGCAGGACACAGCCTCCCCTCTGCCTAAAGCAACCTCTGGCTTGATGCGCacctgtttatatgtatattatatatatggagagagagagagagagagagagagagagaaagagatataatttttgttctgttttttcccctcctgtaCCTCCTATCCTGCAGACCCCATTTTATAACACTTGCCCCCAGCTGTCCCTCTCCACTGCCACAGGATCCAGGGAGACGCTCTGCAGAAAGCGTGACAGTCAACAATGGCTTGCCTTgccttctttaaaataaaattttaaaaacactaTCTGATGCAGAGCTGGAGCTCACTGGCATCAGGCTCCTCACTGTGCAGGCACAAGCCAGGTGTCCATGGATTCCGCTGTGAAATCAGGAGGCTGCAAGGACTCCCCAAACTGGCCTTGGGACAGTTCCGCTCTCAGCTGCCAAAGCTGGATCTTAAGGTTGACAGAGGTGCTGCCGCTGTGTTGAAGTGGACAAGGGCACAGAGGCTGCCCTAGCCAAGCCAACgctctgggggtgggtggggggttgtaTGTGTGGACTATAAGGCAGCCCCTGCCCTTGGCTAAGGATCACACAATGAGGTGCCTTCCTTCTGTGTTTCCTATCctcgtttttttctttttcttttctgtgtttttctttcaacTTCCAAACTTAAGCCACCGAAGGGGTGAGGTGGCGGCATTCCTGTCCAGGAATGCTTGTGGGTGGGATGGAGTCACCTTGCTGGCAGGTAGAGATGAGGCCGTGAACCCTGCCGTCCCCAGCAGCAAAGGACAGTGCTGCTCAGTGGGAAGGAAAGGGGCTTTGGGTGGGGTCTCTGCGCTGTTTGCTGCTCAGTCCCTGTCTAAAGCCTGTTCTCTGCAGCTTGTAGAGGCTGACACATCCTTGCATAGGATATTGGCAGGCGTTAAGAGAGAGAATATTCCTGCAATTctatttttggaatttttttttttttgccttactGTCTTTTTTCCAAGAAaactaaattaaataataaaacctGAAATATCCAAGAGTGCTTTGTGTGTGTATCACTTGCAACTATCAGGCCTGAACTgacttctttctccttttcaacTTCCCTGTTTTGTCAGTTTATTCTGGTTTAAAGGGCAAAGATTAAGAAGGGAGCACATACACCTCCGAGCCTTTGTCTCCTCCTGCCCTGGCACCTTAGTAGAGCCTGAAACATTCATCTGCCTTTTCATTTGGCCTTGGTTCTGACGAGGCTCTTCTGAAATCTCTTAAGGTTCACCAGGCACACTGTCTTGTTTCTTGCAGGGGCAAGAAAATCCTTGTTTGCTTACTGAAGCTAGACAGCGCCTGCTTTCTGCTAAATGTTGAACCCTGCCAACAATCTCACTTGACTTGGGATTCCTTCAGTCCCAGTGGTGTGTGTCAGTATCAGCTACTGTGGAGAAAATACTGGAGATGTTCACCATTTATGTTTCCCTAGGCTAGGACTCTAGACTGGAGAAATATTCATAAGGGTAAAGCAGGCTTTTAAACTGAGTATACCTAGAAAGCAAGCTTGCAGCGCTTGTTTCAGTTGTGACTGATTCCATGGCATGACAGGGATGGCAAATGGGGTGTCTTCTAGCTCAGAGATGTGGGACATCAGGCCTTTGTCACTGGCCTCAGGACTCCCCTTCTTCCCTAGCGCTCTTCCCCAGTCCACACTACTCCCTTACCTTCACAACTTGAGTGTTTTTTGCCCAGCTGAAATCGGTCCTCGAACTTGGATGGTGTCTCTTACTTGCCTTGGATAGAGAAGGCTATGTTAGTGTGGCCTCTATAAGTTTGCCCGGAAGAGAACACGGTCCCCAGACTGaaagagattccccacccctacttTATATACTTCCAGTGCCTAATATCTTGTCCGGGGAGCTGATCAGGGTTCCTTGTGTATAATATTTTATAGAGTCCAATTTATTTCTTTGGCCCCATATCTATGGCCTCTTCCATCTTTGGGGCCAAAAACAGTCCTGTTTGCTCCAGCCAAGTGCAGAGTGGCTGGCTTGAAAAATAGAAAGCCGAGACTGCTTTCTCCTTTTCCACTGGATGGCTGATTAATACCGGTAATGAGAGGTTTTCTCTAGGTTGCAAACTGGCTACCCCATTTCTGTCCTGCTACCTGAAGAGATTTACCCTCTTTGGAAGGGTAGAGAACAGCCAGTGCTTTGCCAGTACCACCTATATGTTTATTAACATTTTATACTGCTTAATAAAGTaaaaagtggtttacataaaaatgAGTACAAAGTAATTTTCTAAAAATGGTATAAATAGCAAAGCTGTTGGgtaagcagtgtacaaaacagaaaataaaaattaaacttgggtaacaattttttaaaagtttcttcaaATATCTTTCCTGTCTGCATCACTAATGATTGAGGAGCTTTGCAGAAGGTGGGGTCTATCATCAAGAAGGCCTGTTTCTGCACTCTCACCAAATGAATATACACTGCTCTGGTCATTTAACAGTCAGGATGGTCTCCCCTCACCCCGAAAGATCTTAAAGATACGGCTTGATCCGTATTGGAGGAAGAGGCCTGACAGCTATCCAGGCCCCCAGCTTAAGCTCTGAATCTGTTCACAGGAACTATAGCTTTTGCACTTTTCAAAGCAAGTTGTTTTCACTGGAAATTGAAAGCCGACACATCACATGGTGAAAGTGTGGCATGTACCTCCTTTCAGCCACCCACTTCCATCCAACTTGCTAACCTTTCTGTTGCAAGAGAAACAGGCACACTAATCCTGGACTAGGACGGAGCCATTCGGGGAATTGACATTTGCAATGAGCACAGAACATTAGTGATGGGGGTGGCTTAAGACTCATGGGACTAGTGCCTACAGACCTGCTTTTTATGTATTATCTCTAGACCCTCCCACCATGTATGGTAGGCTAGGCTGGGAGCTGAAGAACCCTGTGCATGAGATTGAAATCATTTATGATTTCTCACAGTGTGCCTTCACTGCACCTTAGCATTCTCCCCATATTATAATGCCTGCTTGCAAACAACAAAGCTAACCAtggttgcaatcctatgtgtgCACATTTACACAGGAATAAATCCCACTgcactcaatggggcttgcttctgaattAACCAGGACTGCATGGTAGGCAATGAGGACAATAGGTTACTTCTCTATCATCTGGCTTctgctctttggaagaaaggatGGAGTCGAGCATGATAAATATAAGCACATAACTGAAAGTAGATTAAGCACAATGCAATCGGTATGTTTTAAGATTCTGGAAGAAAACCTGTGCAAGTCTAttaagaagtaagccccactgagttcagcggTAGTTACTCCTAGGTAGGTGTGTCTAGAATTTCAGTCTAGTTCAGGTGGAGGTTGAAAGAAAAACCTACCTGCTTTCTTCcccatggtttttttttgtattagctTCTGATAAAGTTCTGTTTAGGAAGCATCGCCGCCCGCAGCGCGCTCCTGCCTTTGACGCAGCTCGTTGTGCTGCCACCTTGCGGCCTCATTTGAGAATGGCACTAATGTTTCAAGTGGGGACGGAGAGCACGCATCTATCTACAcgtaaagaaaaaaagggggggggggagatcaaacTTTGTTCCTATTGTTCCAGTATGAAAGGAAACAAGCATAATGACGTTTCCGCAGAACATATCTGAGTTTCCCGCCCCACCAGACAGACCCTTCTCATGTCTGGTGAAAGTGTAAGATTTATTATTAGTTAGCCAACTACAGTTGTCAGTGCTAAATGAATTTTCTTATATTTGTTCGTGTGAAACGTGCCCCTTCCAGTAGTACTCTGTCTGTCGTATGCACTAATCCTGGCAGGCAGGGTAGCTAGGAGATGGATTTTGAACTTCTGCTAATACTCGATGCAGCTTGTTGAATGGAGACGCTCTTCGACCAGCAGGGGGGCAGATGTATCGCGCGTCAAAAGGCTAAAGTTATTCACCTTTATTCTATGGTGTTTCTAAAGTTGGCCATAATTACCAGAATGGCCGAGTGGTTAAGGCGTTGGACTTAAGATCCAATAGACAAATGTCTgcgtgggttcgaaccccacttCTGGTAGAGGAGGACCTTTTGTTTGCTCGTCCGCTTTAAACTCCCCCGCCCCAATCATAttaactctttttcttcttgctcTCCGCCCCAGATGGAGCTTCAATTTCCAGCCTAAAGCAACTGCTTTATATTTCTCTAAGAAAAC
The nucleotide sequence above comes from Zootoca vivipara chromosome 1, rZooViv1.1, whole genome shotgun sequence. Encoded proteins:
- the OSBP gene encoding oxysterol-binding protein 1; this translates as MSELRAAGPGPATTPGGAGGPIASVPGATCGPGPAPPLPSPGPGGGPGGGGGTLGPGGPAPGGVTGTPGGSSASASGSTSSTSGSAREGWLFKWTNYIKGYQRRWFVLSNGLLSYYRSKAEMRHTCRGTINLATANITVEDSCNFIISNGGAQTYHLKANSEVERQRWVTALELAKAKAVKMLAESDESGDEESVSQTDKTELQNTLRTLSSKVEDLSTCNDLIAKHGTALQRSLSELETLKLPAESNEKIKQVNERATLFRITSNAMINACRDFLMLAQTHSKKWQKSLQYERDQRIRLEETLEQLAKQHNHLERAFRGATVLQANAPGSMDSSKDRCCPSKGDMSDEDDDNEFFDAPEIITMPESMGHKRTGSNISGASSEISLDEQYKHQFMEDTKKEKRTRIPHKPNYSLNLWSIMKNCIGKELSKIPMPVNFNEPLSMLQRLTEDLEYHELLDRAAKCESSLEQLCYVAAFTVSSYSTTVFRTSKPFNPLLGETFELDRLEENGYRSICEQVSHHPPAAAHHADSKHGWTLRQEIKITSKFRGKYLSIMPLGTIHCIFHASGNHYTWKKVTTTVHNIIVGKLWIDQSGEIEILNHKTSEKCILKFVPYSYFSRDVARKVTGEVLDPSGKVHFVLLGTWDEKMDCFRVTTSLENGGDSRQRAHEAEDSRVMLWKRNPLPKNAENMYYFSELALTLNAPESGTAPTDSRLRPDQRLMENGRWDEANAEKQRLEEKQRISRKKREAEAVKATEDGTPYDPYKALWFERKKDPDTKEVSHVYRGGYWESKDKQDWSMCPDIF